The Solanum pennellii chromosome 11, SPENNV200 genome contains a region encoding:
- the LOC107004909 gene encoding uncharacterized protein LOC107004909, whose product MAVSLTRLSWWWWGGKEKEPVSNGSSMNPLQDFGFGLKEQSDSLKFKSVRGANLASTTRKVKRKWKSREERKRVDKKYDVVLVPSDGVCLSGSESDDSDWSIGWLEPHAPDFQNDDEGDDSFAVLVPCYRHDCREIGEPNNQFLSAIENLSNGYPAEGKKYMEQWLSSLQNF is encoded by the exons ATGGCAGTTTCTTTGACTCGTTTGTCATGGTGGTGGTGGGGTGGGAAAGAGAAGGAACCAGTGTCTAATGGATCTTCAATGAATCCCTTGCAAGATTTTGGATTTGGATTGAAGGAACAAAGTGATAGTTTGAAGTTTAAGTCAGTGAGGGGGGCTAATCTAGCTTCAACTACTAGGAAAGTAAAGAGGAAATGGAAGAGTAGAGAGGAGAGGAAGAGGGTTGATAAGAAATATGATGTGGTATTGGTGCCATCTGATGGTGTTTGTTTATCAGGTTCCGAATCCGATGACTCTGACTGGTCGATCGGGTGGCTGGAACCACATGCCCCTGATTTCCAGAATGATGATGAGGGAGATGACAGTTTTGCTGTGTTGGTTCCTTGCTACAGGCATGATTGTAGAGAGATAGGAGAGCCAAACAATCAGTTTTTAAGTGCCATTGAGAATCTTTCAAATGGGTATCCTGCTG AGGGTAAGAAGTATATGGAGCAATGGCTCTCTTCTCTTCAGAATTTTTGA